A single region of the Pseudomonas mandelii genome encodes:
- a CDS encoding pilus assembly protein PilM, which yields MLGLFNKKANTLLGIDISSTSVKLLELSRQGERYRVEAYAVEPLPTNAVVEKNIAELEGVGQALARVLLKAKTNLRNVAVAVAGSAVITKTIEMDAGLSDDEMENQLKIEADQYIPYPLDEVAIDFEVQGVSVRNPERVNVLLAACRKENVEVREAALALAGLTARVVDVEAYALERSFSLLAGQLAVSQEGLTVAVVDIGATMTTLSVLYNGRIIYTREQLFGGRQLTEEIQRRYGLTVEQAGLAKKQGGLPDDYVSEVLQPFRDALVQQVFRSLQFFFASGQYNAVDHILLAGGTASVPGLDRLIEQRLGTPTQVANPFSDMALSSKVNAGALASDAPALMIACGLALRSFD from the coding sequence GTGCTAGGACTCTTCAATAAAAAAGCCAATACGCTTCTGGGCATCGACATCAGCTCCACGTCGGTGAAGTTGCTTGAGCTAAGTCGCCAGGGTGAGCGTTATCGGGTCGAGGCCTATGCGGTCGAGCCCTTGCCTACCAACGCAGTGGTCGAAAAAAATATCGCCGAGCTCGAAGGCGTGGGCCAGGCACTCGCGCGCGTGCTGCTCAAAGCCAAAACCAACCTCAGGAATGTCGCCGTGGCCGTCGCCGGTTCGGCAGTCATCACCAAAACCATCGAGATGGACGCAGGTCTTTCCGACGACGAGATGGAAAACCAGCTGAAGATCGAGGCCGATCAGTACATCCCCTATCCATTGGATGAAGTCGCCATCGACTTCGAAGTCCAGGGCGTGTCGGTGCGCAACCCCGAACGGGTCAATGTGCTGCTGGCGGCCTGTCGCAAGGAAAACGTGGAGGTGCGTGAAGCCGCCCTGGCGCTGGCCGGCCTGACCGCGCGAGTGGTGGATGTCGAGGCCTATGCGCTTGAGCGGTCGTTCTCCTTGCTGGCGGGGCAACTGGCGGTCTCTCAGGAGGGGCTGACCGTGGCGGTGGTCGACATCGGTGCGACCATGACCACCCTGAGCGTGCTGTACAACGGGCGGATCATCTACACCCGGGAACAATTGTTCGGCGGTCGTCAGCTCACGGAGGAAATCCAGCGTCGTTATGGCCTGACCGTCGAGCAGGCGGGGTTGGCGAAGAAGCAGGGCGGGTTGCCGGATGACTACGTCAGCGAAGTCTTGCAACCGTTTCGCGATGCGCTGGTGCAGCAGGTTTTCCGGTCGTTGCAGTTCTTCTTCGCATCCGGTCAGTACAACGCGGTCGATCACATCCTGCTGGCTGGCGGTACCGCGTCGGTCCCGGGGCTTGATCGCCTGATCGAGCAGCGGTTGGGCACGCCAACCCAGGTGGCCAATCCGTTCTCCGACATGGCATTGAGCAGTAAGGTCAACGCCGGGGCCCTGGCGAGCGATGCGCCAGCACTGATGATCGCTTGCGGGCTCGCCCTCAGGAGTTTCGACTGA
- a CDS encoding PilN domain-containing protein, whose translation MARINLLPWREELREERRKRFLLALVGVLVCSVGAIFIADQVISSAIDRQVARNEYIGKQIAVVDERIKQISDLKSRRQQLVERMRIIQDLQGNRPISGRIFDQLARTLPDGVYFTEVKMAGKTLSITGAAESNNRVSDLMRNLDASDWFDAPSLTEVKATTAGQLDQANVFQLTVRQTQPAVVEAGK comes from the coding sequence ATGGCACGGATCAATCTTTTACCTTGGCGCGAAGAGCTGCGTGAAGAGCGTCGCAAGCGCTTTTTGCTGGCACTGGTCGGCGTATTGGTGTGCTCGGTGGGCGCGATTTTTATCGCGGACCAGGTCATCAGCAGCGCCATTGACCGACAAGTGGCCCGTAACGAATACATCGGCAAACAGATTGCCGTGGTCGACGAGCGTATCAAGCAGATCAGCGACCTGAAGTCCCGTCGCCAGCAGCTCGTCGAGCGCATGCGCATCATTCAGGACCTGCAAGGTAACCGTCCGATCAGTGGACGGATTTTCGACCAGTTGGCGCGTACCCTGCCTGACGGGGTGTATTTCACCGAAGTGAAAATGGCCGGAAAAACCCTGTCCATTACCGGTGCAGCGGAATCGAACAATCGTGTTTCGGACCTGATGCGCAATCTGGATGCGTCCGACTGGTTCGATGCGCCGAGTCTCACGGAAGTCAAAGCCACCACCGCCGGTCAGCTGGATCAGGCCAACGTCTTTCAGTTGACCGTCCGTCAGACTCAGCCCGCCGTTGTGGAGGCTGGCAAATGA